In Candidatus Cloacimonadota bacterium, the genomic window TTTTTCAATAAAAAATATATTAGGAGGAAAAATGAGCGAAAATCTAAGTATGAGGTTTATGGATGAATTGTCACAAATCTTGAAACAACATCCGCATATCCTGGAAAATCTTCCCAGGAAAGAAATGATCAGACGAGCAGTCGAAAACAAGGAAGCAGTCGTGTCCGCAAATGGAGCTCTCGACACCTGGACTCCGGTTGAATCAACCGGAAGAAGCCCAAAAGATACACTGATCGTGAAGCGACCGGAAAATGAAGATCAGATCGATTGGGATTCTCCCAACAACATTCC contains:
- a CDS encoding phosphoenolpyruvate carboxykinase (ATP) yields the protein MRFMDELSQILKQHPHILENLPRKEMIRRAVENKEAVVSANGALDTWTPVESTGRSPKDTLIVKRPENEDQIDWDSPNNIPVDPETFDMVIEDALKTLKNKEKLYVTDRVLGADSTYALPTKTITDQALTALFTDNMFRPVPD